From Paenibacillus graminis, a single genomic window includes:
- the rpsP gene encoding 30S ribosomal protein S16: MAVRIRLKRMGAHKAPFYRVVVSDSRSPRDGRFIEEIGYYNPIEVPAVVKIDEEKALKWLQTGAQASDTVRNLLSKAGVMKKFHELKQQK, from the coding sequence GTGGCAGTACGTATTCGTCTGAAAAGAATGGGTGCACATAAAGCGCCTTTCTATCGTGTAGTGGTTTCCGATTCCCGGTCCCCTCGTGACGGCCGTTTTATCGAGGAAATCGGTTATTATAATCCGATTGAAGTACCGGCAGTAGTTAAGATCGATGAGGAAAAAGCTCTTAAATGGCTTCAAACAGGTGCGCAGGCATCTGACACCGTCCGCAATCTGCTTTCCAAAGCAGGCGTGATGAAGAAGTTCCATGAGCTGAAGCAACAGAAATAA